In Synechococcus sp. Nb3U1, one DNA window encodes the following:
- a CDS encoding tetratricopeptide repeat protein, whose amino-acid sequence MPFGVAPQDLGVLVLGVGLLLLAGGWAWQLRRRNRAASTDAKSVIPPQPVDLSPEQTAQLDPFDRALVVQPQDPIAWYNRATILDQMGQTQAAIASYDRALELKPDFPQAWNNRASALDELGRHQEALASYDRALQLKPDFFEACFNQANTLREMGRGEEALRAYHRALTISPDSPETWYLHGLTLASLGRLEGSLTSYDKALAINPVDAQVWQSRGLALFRLERYADALVSYERALQLGLESTALWAGCGLAQHRLGNAMEALNSYDRALERDPKQGQIWVYRGLALMDLSLYELAIQSFAQALQVQPDYAEAHYSQACCYAWEGQVPQTLQALEQALRLDPERYRPLLASEPYFDLIREEPSFVVLLTTADLSVSPAAS is encoded by the coding sequence ATGCCATTTGGGGTTGCCCCCCAAGACTTGGGGGTGTTGGTGCTGGGGGTGGGTCTATTGCTCTTGGCTGGGGGCTGGGCCTGGCAATTGCGCCGTCGCAACCGAGCTGCTTCTACCGATGCAAAATCGGTTATCCCACCTCAGCCTGTGGATCTCTCCCCGGAGCAAACGGCCCAGTTGGATCCCTTCGATCGGGCTCTGGTGGTGCAACCCCAGGATCCCATTGCCTGGTATAATCGCGCCACCATCCTTGACCAAATGGGGCAAACCCAAGCGGCGATTGCCAGTTACGACCGCGCTCTGGAGCTGAAACCAGATTTTCCACAAGCCTGGAACAACCGTGCTTCTGCCCTCGATGAGTTGGGCCGCCACCAGGAAGCCCTGGCCAGTTATGACCGTGCCCTACAACTGAAGCCAGACTTTTTCGAGGCCTGTTTTAACCAAGCCAATACCCTGCGGGAAATGGGTCGGGGAGAAGAAGCCCTGCGCGCCTACCATCGTGCCCTCACCATCAGCCCCGATAGCCCAGAGACTTGGTATCTGCATGGGTTGACTTTGGCCTCTCTGGGCCGCTTGGAGGGATCCCTGACCAGCTACGACAAAGCACTCGCCATCAATCCTGTGGATGCCCAGGTGTGGCAAAGTCGCGGGCTAGCTCTGTTTCGGCTGGAACGCTACGCGGATGCCTTGGTCAGCTACGAACGGGCTCTGCAACTGGGGTTGGAATCGACTGCCCTCTGGGCCGGCTGTGGTCTTGCCCAACACCGACTGGGCAATGCGATGGAAGCGCTCAACAGCTACGACCGTGCTCTCGAACGGGATCCGAAGCAGGGACAAATTTGGGTCTATCGAGGCTTGGCGTTGATGGATCTAAGCCTCTACGAGCTGGCCATTCAAAGTTTTGCGCAAGCTCTACAGGTGCAGCCTGACTATGCAGAGGCCCACTACTCCCAAGCCTGCTGCTATGCCTGGGAAGGCCAAGTTCCCCAAACGTTGCAAGCCCTAGAGCAAGCTCTGCGGCTGGATCCCGAACGATACCGCCCCTTGCTGGCTTCAGAACCCTATTTCGACCTGATTCGGGAGGAGCCGAGTTTTGTAGTTCTCTTAACAACGGCGGATCTTTCTGTCTCGCCGGCTGCTTCTTAG
- a CDS encoding RNA polymerase sigma factor SigF → MCDAMASTEDVKTRTAELLRLYHQRPDPCLRNRLVELNLGLVRKEAHHWRNQCTEGYDDLMQIGCLGLIQAIERFDITRGLAFSSFAMPYIRGEIQHYLRDKSPTMRIPRRWATLQRQAKKEIARLRQELGRPPYEVEVREALQMTEQDWQEMELALQNNLLLSLDAPIQTEEDSVALGDIVPDQRYRSFQLAEEDRIRLQNALAKLEQRTRTILEFVFFYDLTQKEAAERLGISAVTVSRQVKKGLERLTKLLNQDIF, encoded by the coding sequence ATGTGTGACGCTATGGCATCTACTGAAGATGTTAAAACTCGCACTGCTGAACTGCTGCGTCTTTACCACCAGCGTCCGGATCCCTGCTTGCGCAATCGTTTAGTGGAACTCAACCTGGGCTTAGTGCGCAAAGAAGCCCATCACTGGCGCAATCAATGTACGGAAGGGTACGACGACCTGATGCAAATTGGTTGCTTAGGCTTGATTCAGGCAATCGAGCGCTTCGATATTACCCGCGGTTTGGCCTTTAGTTCCTTTGCCATGCCCTACATTCGGGGAGAAATTCAACACTACCTGCGGGACAAGAGCCCGACGATGCGGATCCCGCGCCGCTGGGCCACGCTGCAACGGCAAGCCAAGAAGGAGATCGCCCGGTTGCGGCAGGAGTTGGGTCGACCTCCCTACGAAGTCGAGGTGAGAGAGGCCCTCCAGATGACAGAGCAGGACTGGCAGGAGATGGAGCTGGCCCTACAAAACAACCTTTTGCTCAGCCTGGATGCCCCGATTCAGACCGAAGAGGACAGCGTTGCTCTGGGGGATATCGTTCCGGATCAGCGCTACCGCAGCTTTCAACTGGCAGAAGAAGACCGCATTCGTCTACAAAATGCCCTGGCCAAGCTGGAGCAACGCACCCGCACCATCCTGGAGTTTGTCTTTTTTTATGACCTCACCCAAAAGGAAGCGGCGGAGCGGCTGGGTATCAGTGCAGTCACAGTCTCGCGCCAGGTAAAAAAAGGTCTGGAACGCCTGACTAAGTTGTTGAATCAAGATATCTTTTAA
- a CDS encoding biliverdin-producing heme oxygenase, producing the protein MSVQLREGTKQSHTMAENVGFIKCFLKGVVDKRAYSRYVGNFYFVYGALEEGFMQLREHPLVGKLYYPELWRKASIEQDLTYFVGPNWRSTVQPSPACQVYVDRIREIAKNDPVLLVAHAYTRYIGDLSGGQILKKIARQAMGLPEGEGTAFYDFEQIPHEGKFKQRYRAQMDALGLDQVTIDRIVAEANYAFKLNMDLFKELEGNWLLSMARLTWNSLKSQFQRKPTRSEAAAPSS; encoded by the coding sequence TTGTCGGTACAACTGCGTGAGGGCACGAAGCAGTCCCACACGATGGCGGAAAATGTTGGCTTTATCAAGTGTTTCCTGAAAGGAGTGGTGGATAAGCGCGCCTACAGCCGCTATGTGGGCAATTTCTACTTTGTCTATGGCGCTTTGGAGGAAGGGTTTATGCAACTGCGGGAACATCCGTTGGTGGGCAAGCTTTACTATCCAGAGCTTTGGCGCAAGGCCAGCATTGAGCAAGATTTGACCTATTTTGTCGGCCCTAACTGGCGCTCAACGGTGCAGCCTTCTCCTGCCTGCCAGGTTTATGTGGATCGGATTCGGGAGATCGCCAAGAACGATCCTGTGTTGCTGGTGGCCCATGCCTACACCCGCTATATCGGCGATCTATCCGGTGGCCAAATCCTCAAGAAAATTGCGCGGCAGGCCATGGGCTTGCCGGAAGGGGAAGGGACAGCTTTTTACGATTTCGAGCAGATCCCCCACGAAGGCAAGTTCAAGCAGCGTTACCGTGCTCAGATGGATGCTCTGGGGCTGGATCAAGTCACCATCGACCGCATCGTGGCGGAAGCCAACTATGCCTTCAAGCTGAATATGGATTTGTTTAAGGAATTGGAAGGAAATTGGCTGTTGTCCATGGCTCGCTTAACCTGGAATTCCCTGAAAAGTCAGTTTCAGCGTAAGCCGACTCGTTCTGAGGCGGCGGCCCCTAGCTCCTGA
- a CDS encoding ABC transporter ATP-binding protein gives MASVTYEHVTKRYGDTTAVHDLNIAIEDGEFLVFVGPSGCGKTTSLRMLAGLEEISAGSIYIGDRVVNEVPPKDRDIAMVFQSYALYPHMSVAENMAFGLKLRGLPKVEIENRVKGVAKRLGIEHLLNRKPKELSGGQRQRVAVGRAIVRNPAVFLMDEPLSNLDAKLRVQARAEISKLHMQLGTTFIYVTHDQVEAMTMGSRIAVMKDGHLQQIDTPHSLYTHPTNMFVAGFIGSPSMNFFSAKLLEQEGTLWVDTGAFRVAIPPYKADPYRQYVGKAVIFGIRPENIHDPQYQPQGIQPASVRAKVSVTELMGNEVILYLSTSDKEGILAEQEFVARVDPRTEIHVNQWVEVIFDMDRFHVFDKESERQLG, from the coding sequence ATGGCTAGTGTCACTTACGAGCATGTGACGAAGCGATACGGAGACACCACTGCCGTGCATGATCTGAATATCGCCATCGAAGACGGGGAGTTTCTGGTTTTTGTCGGCCCTTCCGGCTGTGGCAAAACCACCTCCCTGCGCATGTTGGCCGGATTAGAAGAAATCAGCGCTGGATCCATTTACATTGGCGACCGGGTGGTGAACGAAGTGCCCCCCAAAGACCGCGATATCGCCATGGTCTTTCAGTCTTATGCTCTTTACCCGCACATGAGCGTGGCGGAGAATATGGCCTTTGGCTTGAAGCTGCGCGGCCTACCCAAGGTGGAGATCGAAAATCGCGTCAAGGGAGTGGCCAAACGTCTGGGCATCGAGCACCTCCTCAACCGCAAACCCAAGGAGCTCTCGGGGGGCCAACGGCAACGGGTGGCAGTCGGGCGGGCAATTGTGCGTAATCCGGCTGTCTTTTTGATGGATGAACCCCTCTCCAACCTGGATGCCAAGCTGCGAGTGCAGGCACGGGCCGAGATCAGCAAACTGCACATGCAATTGGGCACCACATTCATCTACGTCACCCACGACCAGGTGGAAGCCATGACCATGGGCAGCCGTATCGCCGTTATGAAGGATGGCCATCTGCAACAGATCGATACCCCCCACAGCCTCTACACCCACCCCACCAATATGTTCGTGGCCGGGTTCATCGGTAGCCCCTCCATGAATTTCTTCTCGGCCAAGCTGCTTGAGCAAGAGGGCACACTCTGGGTGGATACCGGTGCTTTCCGCGTCGCTATTCCCCCTTACAAGGCGGATCCCTATCGACAGTACGTTGGCAAAGCCGTGATCTTCGGCATCCGCCCCGAAAACATTCACGATCCCCAATATCAACCCCAAGGCATCCAACCTGCCTCCGTGCGAGCCAAGGTCTCCGTCACCGAGCTGATGGGCAATGAAGTCATCCTCTACCTAAGCACCAGCGACAAAGAAGGGATCCTGGCGGAGCAAGAGTTTGTCGCCCGCGTGGATCCCCGCACTGAAATACACGTTAACCAATGGGTTGAGGTGATCTTCGATATGGATCGCTTCCATGTGTTCGACAAAGAGAGCGAGCGGCAGCTGGGTTAA
- the holB gene encoding DNA polymerase III subunit delta', translated as MPEVVQSIASARVLPPAHIVGQEMATHLLMAALQKGRVTSAYCFFGPQGVGRSLLARWFAQALLCESSSGIPCGQCSSCHWLLADNHPDLHWVSPSYLHQGRLVAANSEEAQNLQWRSPPQIRLEQVQAVARFCARRPIRAQRSVVVMEGCETLAESAANALLKTLEEPGLAHIILIAPQAASLLPTVLSRCQRVPFRRLSPEEIGQVLSGLGYEELAGIPRSDLIALAQGSPGLALVAHEQLQGIPLELLQELKRWPHSLPQALELGRAVATHLDVPAQLWLIDYLQQHFWAQGSRQPIQQLEHIRRQLLQFVQPRLSWEVNLAGSDARLSFCT; from the coding sequence ATGCCTGAGGTCGTCCAGTCGATAGCTTCTGCGAGGGTCTTGCCGCCAGCCCACATCGTTGGGCAAGAGATGGCGACACATTTGCTGATGGCAGCCCTACAGAAAGGCCGGGTGACCTCCGCCTATTGCTTTTTCGGGCCACAAGGGGTGGGGCGAAGTTTGCTGGCCCGTTGGTTCGCCCAGGCGCTCCTGTGCGAGTCCAGCTCAGGGATCCCTTGTGGGCAGTGCTCCAGTTGTCACTGGTTGCTGGCGGATAATCATCCCGACCTGCATTGGGTGAGTCCCTCCTATTTGCATCAAGGCCGTCTCGTGGCGGCTAACTCGGAAGAAGCGCAAAACTTGCAATGGCGCTCCCCACCCCAAATTCGGCTAGAGCAAGTCCAGGCTGTGGCGCGGTTTTGTGCCCGTAGACCGATTCGTGCCCAACGCTCGGTGGTGGTGATGGAGGGCTGTGAAACCTTGGCCGAAAGTGCGGCCAATGCGTTGTTGAAAACCCTGGAGGAACCGGGCTTAGCTCATATCATTCTCATTGCTCCCCAGGCGGCCTCGCTGTTGCCGACAGTGTTATCCAGGTGCCAGAGGGTACCGTTTCGCCGCCTCAGTCCAGAAGAGATTGGCCAGGTGTTGAGTGGGTTGGGCTACGAGGAGTTGGCAGGGATCCCTAGGTCAGACCTGATCGCTTTGGCCCAGGGCAGTCCTGGATTAGCGTTGGTAGCCCACGAGCAACTGCAAGGGATCCCGCTGGAACTCCTTCAGGAACTCAAACGCTGGCCCCATTCCCTACCACAAGCTTTGGAATTGGGCAGAGCCGTAGCTACCCATTTGGATGTGCCAGCGCAACTGTGGTTGATCGACTATCTACAGCAGCATTTTTGGGCGCAGGGATCCCGTCAACCAATCCAGCAATTAGAGCACATTCGCCGACAACTGTTGCAATTTGTGCAGCCCCGCCTCAGTTGGGAGGTTAATTTGGCTGGCTCGGATGCAAGGCTCAGTTTCTGCACGTAG
- a CDS encoding pentapeptide repeat-containing protein, which produces MMFAALSTLFLTRTAPLARFCRGVLVFALMIGLLITLFDSPAQAEDYTKRDLQGMSFAGRDLTGSKFLKANLRQSDLNHVKAAGVNLFGANLSKANLQGADLRSATLDMANLQGADLREAQLQDSMMWLARVDGIQIEGADFTNVLVRQDALAILCERATGVNPVTGRATRDTLECE; this is translated from the coding sequence ATGATGTTTGCTGCCCTGTCCACGTTGTTTCTGACGAGAACTGCTCCGCTGGCCCGCTTCTGCCGGGGTGTCTTGGTCTTCGCGTTGATGATCGGCCTGTTGATAACCCTGTTCGACTCCCCAGCCCAGGCGGAAGACTACACCAAACGGGATCTGCAGGGGATGAGTTTTGCGGGGCGAGACCTGACCGGCTCCAAATTTCTCAAGGCCAACCTGCGCCAAAGCGACCTCAATCACGTCAAGGCTGCGGGGGTGAATTTGTTTGGGGCCAACCTGAGCAAAGCCAACTTACAGGGGGCGGATCTGCGCAGCGCTACCTTGGATATGGCCAACTTGCAAGGGGCAGACTTGCGAGAAGCGCAACTGCAAGACAGCATGATGTGGCTGGCTCGGGTGGATGGGATCCAAATTGAAGGGGCGGACTTCACCAATGTGTTGGTGCGGCAAGATGCCCTCGCTATTCTCTGCGAACGGGCGACAGGCGTTAACCCCGTGACGGGGCGGGCCACCCGCGATACCCTCGAATGTGAGTGA
- a CDS encoding class I SAM-dependent methyltransferase — protein sequence MPEQSIPSLVQAQFDEFPYPNVPIEQTVTDNSALFANSITTARYLRERKVVDPAGKLMLNAGCGSGWETLVLATANPGAHFVGVDISAESIKMAEQRFQFHHIDQARFQVMDITDMTALGEHFDFIACNDVLYLLDDQVAGLKGMRQVLKPDGIIRTNVHSLYQRQFIFHMQDAMELLGVMDEPASKAVPILRELMDALNEGSFVKSHWNGDAIKTTTGILANFLLRSDKGFTVPQVFEMLRQAELEFISMVNWQAWKLERVLNKPVPYAMRHIKKLSQEEQLHFIELIFPNMTRLIDFWCGHPTSSPEPFTQEEWWNGSVQAHPLLLRLNARAAFENAIRDNGPVNINGWSGAEGNISVDPFSVRWLIEVFGQEPVPVQALVAKAMELMDWTQEEAFSQVLANLKFLEERLILLLNSPLR from the coding sequence ATGCCGGAGCAATCCATCCCCAGTCTGGTTCAGGCTCAGTTCGACGAATTTCCGTACCCGAATGTACCGATTGAGCAGACAGTTACGGATAATTCCGCCCTTTTTGCCAATAGCATTACCACCGCTCGTTATCTGCGGGAGCGCAAAGTCGTAGATCCGGCGGGCAAACTCATGCTCAATGCTGGCTGTGGTTCCGGCTGGGAAACCCTGGTGCTGGCCACCGCCAACCCTGGTGCCCACTTTGTTGGGGTGGATATTTCGGCGGAATCGATCAAAATGGCCGAGCAACGCTTCCAATTTCACCACATTGATCAAGCCCGCTTTCAGGTGATGGATATCACCGATATGACGGCTCTCGGCGAGCACTTCGATTTCATCGCCTGTAATGATGTGCTCTACCTACTAGACGATCAGGTGGCCGGGCTAAAAGGGATGCGCCAAGTGCTTAAACCCGATGGCATCATCCGCACCAATGTTCATAGCCTTTACCAGCGGCAATTTATTTTTCATATGCAGGATGCTATGGAATTGCTGGGGGTGATGGATGAGCCGGCCTCCAAGGCCGTTCCCATTCTGCGAGAACTGATGGATGCCCTGAACGAGGGTAGCTTTGTCAAAAGCCACTGGAATGGCGATGCCATCAAAACGACCACTGGCATTTTGGCCAACTTCCTGCTCCGGAGTGACAAAGGGTTCACAGTGCCGCAGGTGTTTGAGATGTTGCGCCAAGCCGAGCTGGAGTTCATCAGCATGGTGAATTGGCAAGCCTGGAAGTTGGAACGGGTGCTCAACAAGCCCGTGCCCTATGCCATGCGCCACATCAAAAAGCTCAGTCAAGAAGAGCAACTGCATTTCATTGAGCTGATTTTCCCCAACATGACCCGCCTCATCGATTTCTGGTGCGGCCACCCCACCTCCAGCCCCGAACCTTTTACCCAAGAGGAATGGTGGAATGGCTCGGTACAGGCCCATCCTCTGTTGCTGCGGCTCAATGCCAGGGCTGCCTTTGAGAATGCCATCCGCGACAATGGCCCTGTCAACATCAACGGCTGGTCAGGGGCAGAAGGGAATATCAGTGTGGATCCTTTCTCGGTGCGTTGGTTGATCGAGGTCTTTGGGCAGGAACCTGTTCCGGTACAAGCTCTGGTCGCCAAAGCGATGGAGCTGATGGACTGGACTCAAGAGGAAGCCTTTAGCCAGGTGCTGGCTAACCTCAAGTTTTTGGAGGAGCGCCTTATTTTGTTGCTCAACTCCCCATTGCGTTGA
- the rpoB gene encoding DNA-directed RNA polymerase subunit beta, translating into MTQLVQLPSAPTFPDLVEIQRESFLWFLREGFEEELLSFSPIVDYTGKLELHFLPEFRLGDPSKGYKINQPRYDPDEAKRRDATYQAQLRVPTRLINKETGEIKDMDVFIGELPLMTDRGTFIINGAERVIVNQIVRSPGVYYKSDLDKNGRRTYSASLIPNRGAWLKFETDKNSLVWVRIDKTRKLSAAVLLKALGLSDSEIYDGLRHPEYFQKTMEKEGHYSEEEALMELYRKLRPGEPPTVSGGQQLLESRFFDPKRYDLGRVGRYKLNKKLNLSVPENVRVLTIPDILAVIDYLINLEYDIGHVDDIDHLGNRRVRSVGELLQNQVRVGLNRLERIIRERMTVSESENLTPASLVNPKPLVAAIKEFFGSSQLSQFMDQTNPLAELTHKRRLSALGPGGLSRERAGFAVRDIHPSHYGRICPIETPEGPNAGLIGSLATHARVNQYGFVESPYYRVENGLVRKDLGMVYLTADEEDEYRVAPGDVPLDREGRITGDLVPVRYRQEFTTAHPTEVHYVQVAPVQVISVATSLIPFLEHDDANRALMGANMQRQAVPLLKPDRPYVGTGLEAQAARDSGMVVVSRTNGVVVNVSADEVVIRPDNDGDPILYRLQKYQRSNQDTCLNQRPLVKAGDRVVAGQVLADGPATEGGELALGQNVLVAYMPWEGYNYEDAILINERLVYDDVFTSVHIEKHEIEARQTKLGPEEITREIPNVGEDALRNLDENGIVRVGAWVESGDILVGKVTPKGESDQPPEERLLRAIFGEKARDVRDNSLRVPNGERGRVVDVRIFTREQGDELPPGANMVVRVYIALKRKIQVGDKIAGRHGNKGIISRILPGEDMPYLADGTPVDVVLNPLGVPSRMNVGQVFECLLGWAAENLGVRFKLMPFDEMHGLEASRLTVEAKLEEAKAKTGRDWIFNPEGKHRGKVQVFDGRTGEPFDQPVTVGRAYMLKLVHLVDDKIHARSTGPYSLVTQQPLGGKAQQGGQRFGEMEVWALEAFGAAYILQELLTVKSDDMVGRNEALNAIVKGKPIPRPGTPESFKVLVRELQSLCLDVSVHKVEVDSEGQTRDLEADLMADVSSRHTPSRPTYESVTSDDLSPAAAAYTFASRSHEDEDDGEDEDDF; encoded by the coding sequence ATGACACAATTAGTTCAACTTCCTTCCGCTCCTACCTTTCCTGACCTGGTAGAGATTCAGCGGGAGAGTTTTTTATGGTTTTTGAGAGAAGGGTTTGAAGAGGAACTCCTCAGTTTTTCCCCTATCGTCGACTATACTGGCAAATTGGAACTGCATTTTTTGCCGGAGTTCCGCCTTGGGGATCCCTCCAAAGGCTACAAGATCAACCAGCCCCGCTACGACCCCGACGAAGCCAAGCGGCGCGACGCCACCTACCAAGCGCAGCTGCGCGTGCCCACCCGTCTGATTAACAAAGAGACGGGCGAGATCAAAGACATGGACGTCTTCATTGGCGAACTGCCCTTGATGACGGATCGCGGTACCTTCATCATCAACGGTGCCGAACGGGTGATCGTCAACCAGATCGTCCGTAGCCCCGGTGTCTACTACAAGTCCGATTTGGACAAAAACGGTCGCCGCACCTACAGTGCCAGCCTCATCCCCAACCGGGGCGCTTGGCTGAAATTCGAGACCGACAAAAACAGCTTGGTTTGGGTGCGCATCGACAAAACCCGTAAGCTCTCGGCGGCTGTTCTGCTCAAAGCCCTCGGCCTCAGCGATTCCGAAATCTACGATGGCCTGCGCCACCCCGAATATTTCCAAAAAACCATGGAAAAAGAGGGGCACTACAGCGAAGAAGAAGCCCTGATGGAGCTCTACCGCAAGTTGCGTCCCGGTGAACCTCCCACCGTATCGGGGGGGCAACAGTTGCTAGAATCTCGCTTCTTTGATCCAAAACGCTACGACTTAGGCCGGGTCGGTCGCTACAAGCTGAACAAGAAGCTGAACCTGAGCGTGCCGGAAAATGTGCGGGTACTCACCATCCCTGACATTTTGGCCGTCATCGACTACCTGATCAACCTGGAGTACGACATCGGTCATGTGGACGACATCGACCACTTGGGCAACCGCCGGGTGCGCTCCGTAGGCGAGTTGCTACAAAACCAAGTGCGGGTCGGCCTCAACCGTTTGGAGCGGATCATTCGGGAACGGATGACAGTATCAGAGTCGGAGAACCTCACCCCAGCCTCCTTGGTCAACCCCAAGCCCTTGGTCGCTGCCATCAAAGAGTTCTTCGGCTCCAGCCAGCTCTCCCAGTTCATGGATCAGACCAATCCCCTGGCAGAGCTGACCCACAAGCGACGGCTCTCGGCGCTGGGTCCTGGTGGCTTGAGTCGGGAACGAGCCGGCTTTGCGGTGCGGGATATTCACCCCAGCCACTACGGTCGCATTTGCCCGATCGAAACCCCAGAAGGCCCCAACGCCGGTTTGATCGGATCCCTGGCCACCCATGCCCGCGTCAACCAGTATGGCTTTGTGGAGAGCCCCTACTACCGCGTCGAGAATGGCCTGGTGCGCAAAGACCTGGGTATGGTCTACCTCACCGCCGATGAGGAAGACGAATATCGGGTGGCACCCGGAGATGTGCCCCTAGATCGAGAGGGCCGTATCACCGGAGACTTGGTGCCCGTTCGCTATCGCCAGGAATTCACCACCGCCCATCCGACGGAAGTGCATTATGTGCAGGTGGCGCCGGTACAGGTGATCTCGGTGGCCACTTCCTTGATCCCCTTCCTGGAGCACGACGATGCCAACCGGGCCCTGATGGGGGCAAACATGCAGCGACAGGCGGTGCCTCTCCTAAAACCGGATCGGCCCTACGTTGGTACCGGATTGGAAGCCCAAGCAGCCCGAGACTCCGGCATGGTGGTGGTGTCGCGCACCAATGGCGTGGTGGTGAATGTTTCCGCCGATGAGGTGGTGATCCGTCCTGACAACGACGGGGATCCGATCCTCTACCGTTTACAAAAGTACCAGCGCTCCAACCAAGATACCTGTCTCAATCAGCGTCCCTTGGTCAAAGCTGGGGATCGCGTCGTTGCTGGTCAGGTGCTGGCCGATGGCCCTGCCACAGAAGGGGGTGAACTGGCGCTGGGGCAAAACGTCCTGGTGGCCTACATGCCCTGGGAGGGCTACAACTACGAAGATGCCATCCTGATCAACGAGCGGTTGGTCTACGACGATGTCTTTACCTCGGTACACATTGAAAAGCACGAGATCGAAGCCCGACAAACCAAGCTAGGCCCGGAAGAGATCACCCGCGAGATCCCTAACGTAGGGGAAGATGCCCTACGCAACCTGGATGAGAACGGCATCGTGCGCGTCGGGGCCTGGGTGGAATCTGGGGATATCTTGGTGGGCAAAGTCACCCCGAAAGGGGAATCGGATCAACCGCCGGAAGAGCGCCTGTTGCGGGCCATCTTCGGGGAAAAAGCCCGCGATGTGCGGGACAACTCCCTGCGGGTGCCGAATGGCGAGCGCGGTCGAGTGGTGGACGTGCGCATCTTTACCCGTGAACAGGGGGATGAGCTACCGCCTGGGGCCAACATGGTGGTGCGGGTCTATATCGCCCTGAAACGCAAGATCCAAGTGGGAGATAAGATCGCCGGTCGCCATGGCAACAAAGGCATCATCTCTCGCATCTTGCCCGGTGAGGATATGCCTTATCTGGCGGATGGTACGCCAGTGGATGTGGTGCTGAACCCGCTGGGGGTGCCCTCCCGGATGAATGTGGGCCAGGTGTTTGAGTGCTTGCTGGGCTGGGCAGCCGAAAACTTAGGGGTGCGTTTCAAGTTGATGCCCTTTGACGAAATGCACGGCCTGGAGGCCTCACGCCTGACAGTGGAGGCCAAGTTGGAGGAGGCGAAAGCGAAAACAGGGCGGGATTGGATCTTTAACCCAGAAGGGAAGCACCGCGGCAAAGTACAGGTATTCGATGGCCGCACGGGTGAACCCTTCGACCAGCCCGTCACGGTGGGCCGCGCCTACATGTTGAAGTTGGTGCATTTGGTGGATGACAAGATCCACGCCCGCTCCACCGGCCCCTACTCTCTGGTGACGCAGCAGCCCCTAGGTGGTAAGGCTCAGCAGGGCGGACAGCGCTTTGGGGAAATGGAAGTGTGGGCTTTGGAGGCTTTCGGAGCCGCTTACATCCTGCAGGAGTTGCTCACGGTCAAGTCGGACGATATGGTCGGTCGCAATGAGGCCCTCAACGCCATTGTCAAAGGCAAGCCGATCCCTCGCCCGGGTACACCGGAATCCTTCAAGGTGTTGGTGCGGGAATTGCAGTCCCTCTGCCTAGATGTGTCAGTACACAAGGTGGAAGTGGATAGTGAAGGGCAAACCCGCGATTTGGAGGCGGATCTGATGGCGGATGTGTCCAGTCGCCATACTCCCTCACGGCCTACCTATGAATCTGTTACGTCAGATGACCTCTCCCCCGCGGCGGCGGCCTACACCTTCGCCAGTCGCAGCCATGAGGATGAAGACGACGGAGAGGATGAGGACGACTTTTAA
- the pyrR gene encoding bifunctional pyr operon transcriptional regulator/uracil phosphoribosyltransferase PyrR translates to MSKVEILDANHLAQLIAQLADEIGADHPHLERLALIGIRTRGVPLAYRLRDQMAARFGIPPQVGELDITFFRDDLGSGGLRTPDRSEMPRDLTGKEVVLVDDVIFRGRTIRAALEALNHFGRPERVRLAVLIDRGHRQFPIQPDYCGQQLSTEPEQIVRVHLLETDAEERVLLCAPDQENSHSYA, encoded by the coding sequence ATGTCCAAGGTTGAGATCCTCGATGCAAACCACTTGGCGCAGTTAATCGCTCAGCTAGCCGACGAGATTGGGGCGGATCATCCTCACTTGGAACGGCTGGCTTTAATCGGGATTCGCACCCGCGGGGTTCCTTTGGCCTATCGGTTGCGGGATCAGATGGCCGCTCGGTTTGGGATCCCACCCCAGGTGGGGGAATTGGACATCACCTTCTTTCGGGATGATTTGGGCAGTGGCGGGTTGCGCACCCCAGACCGTAGCGAGATGCCCCGTGATCTGACCGGCAAAGAGGTGGTGCTGGTGGATGATGTCATTTTTCGAGGACGTACGATTCGGGCGGCTTTGGAAGCCCTGAACCATTTCGGACGACCGGAGCGGGTACGATTGGCTGTGCTGATCGACCGTGGTCATCGGCAGTTTCCGATTCAACCGGACTACTGTGGCCAGCAGTTATCAACAGAGCCGGAGCAAATTGTGCGGGTGCACCTGCTGGAAACGGATGCCGAGGAGCGGGTGTTGCTGTGTGCCCCAGATCAGGAGAACTCTCACTCCTATGCCTGA